ACGCCGCAACAAATCTGAGCGACTGAGGGGCTGGCCTTGCGCTTGCACCAAGACGTAAAGCAAGCTGAATTCCTGCGGGGTCAGATCGATCGCACGACCACGATGCTCGACGCGGCGCTGCACCAAATCGACAACCAGCTCTCCAAACTCCAGCCGACTGACGGGCTGAGGGCGCTGACGGCGTAATAGGGCTTGAACCCGTGCCAGAAATTCCTGCAAGCCAAAGGGCTTCTTGAGATAGTCATCCGCACCGGCTTGTAGCCCAGCCACTACATCCGCTTCACCGGATCGCGCCGAAATCATCAAGATCAAGGCGTCGAAATCTTGGGCCTGTAGCCAACGACAATACTCCAGGCCACTACCATCTGGCAGATCAATAGCCAGCACAATCAAGTTTGGACATTGCGATCGCAGCAGTTGACGCGCTTCGCTCAGACCCGCTGCTAGCGCTACTTCGAGCCCCAACTGACTCAGATGCCAGCGCAACAGCGATCGCAGCTGGGGATTACCTTCAATGACATGGACGATCGCTGCCGTCACATTGATCGATCCCTTGTGAATCGTCAAATTACAGTAACAAGTTCGCACTCGTTGCTTCTGTATTCGCCTTTACGGGCTAGTTTCCAGAAATGGCTTGTCTTCTTAGGAACCGCGATCGCGGTCGAAGCTGTCTATGATCGAGAAGCAATCTTTAACCTCTTCTTCCAAATCTGAGCCCCTAGTCTTTGGCAAGCTCAAGAAAAGATGAGAGGCCCGACCACTCAAGGTTCGCTACTCCATTGACGGTGCAGAGAGGAGCACAATGTTGCAGGATACAGATACCGTTCGCCACTATCAGCGACTGACCGATGCCATGGTGCAGCTGTGGGAACGCGGTTATCGACCTGATGACATTCGCCTCTACATCGAAGGCTATCTGGCAGCGCTGCGGCAAAACGGCAGCCTTGAAGCTTTTTGGCTGCACCGGCTCGAAGAACAAGTGATTCGCTTCCTCTACGATCCCTCAAACTTTGAGGTCTATCCGTATCCGCAGGCGCAGCGCGATCGCTACTAGGGCAAACTCAATTCTGATAAGGGGCGCAAGCCCCTTGTTTTGTCGGGGGCGATCACTGCCGCTGGTCACTAGGTTATTTCTGGGATGCTGCAGTATCTGGCATCTTCGAAGAATGATGGTGAACAATCAGCCACTTCCCATCGTCTTGACGTTCGTAGATGTAGGTGTAGCGTGCTTGCACTGTCTGAGGTTTGCCATCCGCACCCGTCAGGCTGAAGGTATAGGTGCCGACATCAAAAGCGATATTGCAACCCAGCTTGACAGTCCGCTGATTGATCTGACCTTGAGGACGTAGCTTCAAGAACTCAACAAAATACGCCTGAATTGTCTCTGGACTCGTCTTCGGTTCGTTAGCAACGGTTGCCAAGAGAACGGCATTGGGAGCGTAGTTGCGGGCAACAGCAGCAGGATCAAGGGTTGCTAGCGATTGGTTCCAGCGATCAAACAGCGCGGTGACGTCAGTAGTACTAACCGGTGCGCAGGTCAATGGACTGGCCGGCGGATTGGCCCACGCTGGGGTCACGGTGCCCGCAACAACCAAAGCGGTGAGAAGCCATTTCATGGGCGATCGCTTTCCAAGTTCAATCTAGTCAGACAGCCCTATCTTGGGCGAGGCATGAACACTCCGCTGAACATTCTTAATGTTTTGCAGAAAAACTCAGCATCTCTGAAGAGCATCAACTCAGCCCGCGATAATGCGAAAGCAACGCTTCAGTCTGAGCTGAGATGGATCGACAGCAACAACTTCGCAGCCTGCAGGGTGGTCTAATTGTTTCCTGTCAGGCGCCCGCTGATTCACCCCTGCATCAGCCGGAGATCATTGCTGCGATCGCCGCTGCAGCAGTGCAGAGAGGAGCCATCGGCATTCGCTTGGATACACCCGAACATGTGCGAGCCGTCCGCGATCGTCTACCCGACACGCCGATCATTGGCCTGTGGAAGCGCACCTTTCCTGAGAGTCCGGTCTACATCACGCCACGCTACGCCGAAGCCGAAGCGATCGCAGCTGCCGGAGCTGACATCATTGCCTTGGACTGCACTCTGCGCCCCCGTCCGGACGGCGAAGATTTCCGCCAAATCATTCCACGCATTCAGCAGGAACTGGGCCGCCTCGTGATGGCGGATGTTGACACAATGGAAGCAGCGATCGCGGCTGCCGAAGCCGGAGCCGATCTCATTGGCACGACGCTCTATGGATATACGGAAGCAACACAGGGACAAACACCGCCGGGCTGGGATTTACTAGCGGCAGCTGTCCAGCAACTTCCGAACACACCCATGATCTGCGAGGGCGGAATTGCCAGTGCTCAAGCGGCCCGCCAAGCCTGTGATCGCGGTGCCTTTGCGGTAGTGGTTGGAACAGCAATTACAGGCATTGATTTACAGGTACAGGCGTATGTGGCTGCGCTCAATGCAAGGCTCTAAATTGTCGCTCAGATGATCCTCAAGGGGGGCAGCCCCGCGCTAGACTGCTTTAGCCCTTGGTTGTTGGGCAAGCTTTTTCGGTAAGAGGATCCGTCGTTGACTCGTCGATATCTGTTCACCTCGGAATCGGTGACCGAGGGTCATCCTGACAAAATTTGCGACCAAATTTCAGACACGATTCTCGATGCTTTGCTGACTGAGGATCCCGGTAGTCGCGTTGCTGCAGAGGTGGTGGTTAACACGGGTTTGGTGTTAATTACCGGCGAAGTTTCTACGCAAGCCCAAACCAACCTCATCGATCTGGCCCGTCGCAAAATTGCGGAGATTGGCTACACCGGTGAAGACAGCGGCTTTGGCGCTCACAACTGTACGGTGCTGATTGCCCTGGATAAGCAGTCGCCGGATATTGCCCAAGGTGTTGATACCGCTCAAGAACAGCGCCAAGCTTCGAGCGAAGAGCGCTTTGACAGCATTGGTGCGGGCGACCAAGGCATTATGTTCGGCTATGCCTGCAACGAAACGCCGGAACTGATGCCGCTGCCGATCAGCTTGTCGCACCGCCTAGCGCGGCAGCTGGCAACCGTCCGTCACAATGGGCAGCTCGATTATTTGCGGCCGGACGGCAAAACCCAAGTCACGATCGCCTACGAAGACGGCAAACCGGTTGCGATCGACACCATCCTGATCTCGACTCAGCACCAAGCCACGATCGATGGCATCAGTGAAGAGGGCGCAGTCCAAGAGCGCATCAAAGGCGATCTGTGGGAAAAAGTGGTCCTACCCGTCTTTGGCGATCTGACGATTCAGCCCGATAGTGCGACTCGTTTCTTGGTCAACCCCACCGGCAAGTTCGTGATCGGTGGTCCTCAAGGGGATGCTGGTCTAACCGGTCGCAAGATCATCGTCGACACCTACGGCGGCTACTCTCGCCACGGTGGTGGTGCCTTCTCGGGTAAAGATCCCACCAAAGTTGACCGCAGCGCGGCTTATGCCTGCCGCTACGTCGCCAAAAATATTGTGGCCGCTGGCTTGGCTGAAAAATGCGAA
The sequence above is a segment of the Synechococcus elongatus PCC 11801 genome. Coding sequences within it:
- the metK gene encoding methionine adenosyltransferase, coding for MTRRYLFTSESVTEGHPDKICDQISDTILDALLTEDPGSRVAAEVVVNTGLVLITGEVSTQAQTNLIDLARRKIAEIGYTGEDSGFGAHNCTVLIALDKQSPDIAQGVDTAQEQRQASSEERFDSIGAGDQGIMFGYACNETPELMPLPISLSHRLARQLATVRHNGQLDYLRPDGKTQVTIAYEDGKPVAIDTILISTQHQATIDGISEEGAVQERIKGDLWEKVVLPVFGDLTIQPDSATRFLVNPTGKFVIGGPQGDAGLTGRKIIVDTYGGYSRHGGGAFSGKDPTKVDRSAAYACRYVAKNIVAAGLAEKCEVQLSYAIGVARPVSVLVETFGTGKVADEVLLDLVRKHFELRPAGIIEHFNLQRLPGERGGRFYQEVAAYGHFGRTDLDLPWEQTDKAETLRQEALATTQA
- a CDS encoding DUF6761 family protein; protein product: MLQDTDTVRHYQRLTDAMVQLWERGYRPDDIRLYIEGYLAALRQNGSLEAFWLHRLEEQVIRFLYDPSNFEVYPYPQAQRDRY
- a CDS encoding N-acetylmannosamine-6-phosphate 2-epimerase, which translates into the protein MDRQQQLRSLQGGLIVSCQAPADSPLHQPEIIAAIAAAAVQRGAIGIRLDTPEHVRAVRDRLPDTPIIGLWKRTFPESPVYITPRYAEAEAIAAAGADIIALDCTLRPRPDGEDFRQIIPRIQQELGRLVMADVDTMEAAIAAAEAGADLIGTTLYGYTEATQGQTPPGWDLLAAAVQQLPNTPMICEGGIASAQAARQACDRGAFAVVVGTAITGIDLQVQAYVAALNARL
- a CDS encoding SgcJ/EcaC family oxidoreductase: MKWLLTALVVAGTVTPAWANPPASPLTCAPVSTTDVTALFDRWNQSLATLDPAAVARNYAPNAVLLATVANEPKTSPETIQAYFVEFLKLRPQGQINQRTVKLGCNIAFDVGTYTFSLTGADGKPQTVQARYTYIYERQDDGKWLIVHHHSSKMPDTAASQK
- a CDS encoding response regulator transcription factor; the encoded protein is MTAAIVHVIEGNPQLRSLLRWHLSQLGLEVALAAGLSEARQLLRSQCPNLIVLAIDLPDGSGLEYCRWLQAQDFDALILMISARSGEADVVAGLQAGADDYLKKPFGLQEFLARVQALLRRQRPQPVSRLEFGELVVDLVQRRVEHRGRAIDLTPQEFSLLYVLVQAQGQPLSRSDLLRRAWPNAIDNPRTVDTHILSLRKKLEQNPQAPQLLQTVRNVGYRFAPDLAPTRLAVS